One genomic window of Branchiostoma lanceolatum isolate klBraLanc5 chromosome 5, klBraLanc5.hap2, whole genome shotgun sequence includes the following:
- the LOC136435898 gene encoding leucine-rich repeat serine/threonine-protein kinase 2-like, producing MEPLAPAETKKDRTLDLMLVLKEHFDPKQICTVLNELMSLVEDGPSLECMEDYHVHQLILDLMTQFKTNPDVQEVGCNAIWKLFHHSSRQRKRIDKAEAYKLVMESMERHKQVEAVQAAGLRCAAYLAISRTTRASMLENDIMDQVIIAMTAFKENRSVQANACQALTHLLFDGSEPAAVFIVTS from the exons ATGGAGCCCTTAGCTCCAGCTGAGACCAAGAAGGATCGCACCTTAGACCTGATGCTGGTCTTAAAGGAACACTtcgatcccaagcagatctgCACTGTCCTGAATGAGCTGATGAGTCTGGTAGAAGATG gcCCCAGTCTGGAGTGTATGGAAGACTACCATGTCCACCAGCTGATTCTGGACCTCATGACACAATTCAAGACAAATCCAGATGTGCAAGAG GTTGGCTGCAATGCCATCTGGAAGCTGTTCCATCACAGCAGTCGACAGAGAAAGAGAATAGACAAGGCTGAAGCATACAA ACTGGTTATGGAGTCCATGGAGAGACATAAGCAGGTAGAAGCTGTGCAGGCGGCAGGACTGAGATGCGCGGCTTACCTGGCAATATCAC GGACAACGCGGGCCTCTATGCTGGAGAATGACATCATGGATCAGGTGATCATCGCCATGACAGCGTTTAAGGAAAACCGATCCGTCCAGGCCAATGCCTGTCAGGCTCTCACTCACCTACTATTTGATG gttccgaaccggctgccgtgttcattgtgacctCATGA
- the LOC136435539 gene encoding coiled-coil domain-containing protein 115-like, with translation MELQTVCERLDKLVVELFDKLEDLTAARKRMDDHLKQGFFNLAKARYSLGVKGVGQIQYAAIMDPLVHVHVSEEDGCNKFNLDRIIPNKSSSGAVKKVSFDDQESKVRRRHTGRGDEENDEQKEGFDEGEEDEEVAELSRGVEELELRQVANPHSLQDPLRWFGILVPPCLRHGQHSFSQVVAQSCQVANLQSQIDQLRLEYRQLLLQKQQLVQQSA, from the exons ATGGAGCTGCAGACGGTGTGTGAGAGACTGGATAAACTTGTAGTTGAACTGTTTGACAAGTTGGAGGACCTCACAGCGGCGAGGAAGAGAATGGACGATCATTTGAAGCAG GGATTCTTCAACCTAGCGAAGGCGCGGTACTCCCTGGGAGTGAAGGGTGTGGGACAGATCCAGTACGCCGCCATCATGGATCCGCTGGTCCATGTACATGTCAG TGAGGAAGATGGCTGCAACAAATTCAATCTAGACAGAATCATTCCCAACAAGTCCAGCTCTGGAGCTGTCAAGAAAGTATCCTTTGATGACCAAG AAAGTAAGGTGCGACGGAGACACACTGGCAGAGGGGATGAAGAGAATGATGAACAGAAGGAGGGATTTGATGAAGGAGAGGAGGATGAAGAGGTTGCAGAGTTGAGCCGTGGTGTGGAGGAGCTAGAGCTACGCCAGGTCGCTAACCCTCACAGCCTACAGGACCCGCTGAGGTGGTTTGGCATCCTGGTGCCACCCTGTCTCAGACATGGGCAGCATAGCTTCTCCCAGG TTGTAGCTCAGTCCTGCCAGGTGGCCAACCTGCAGTCCCAGATTGACCAGTTGCGGCTGGAGTACCGTCAGCTTCTCCTCCAGAAGCAGCAGCTAGTGCAACAATCCGCCTAA